A section of the Bacillota bacterium genome encodes:
- a CDS encoding (2Fe-2S)-binding protein — translation MMHDIRVKVNGQWVEARVPSHRRLLDFLRDDLDLTGAKEGCGGGECGACTVLVEGEPVNACLMLAVEADGADVITVEGLAEGDCLDPVQEAFVENSALQCGYCIPGMVMSAKALLVRNPSPTRGEVVEAISGNLCRCTGYARIVDAIMKAAQAERAGRTVRGDESSKPGGE, via the coding sequence GTGATGCACGACATTCGGGTGAAGGTGAACGGTCAGTGGGTCGAGGCTCGCGTGCCCTCTCACAGGAGGCTGCTGGATTTCCTTCGTGATGATCTCGACCTCACGGGAGCGAAGGAAGGTTGCGGCGGCGGGGAGTGCGGCGCGTGCACCGTGCTGGTGGAGGGAGAGCCGGTGAATGCATGCCTAATGCTTGCGGTGGAGGCTGACGGCGCGGACGTGATCACCGTGGAAGGACTGGCCGAAGGTGACTGCCTCGATCCGGTGCAGGAGGCTTTCGTGGAGAACTCCGCTCTCCAGTGCGGGTATTGCATCCCGGGGATGGTCATGTCCGCCAAGGCGCTCCTCGTGCGCAACCCGAGCCCGACGCGGGGAGAGGTCGTTGAGGCGATAAGCGGCAATCTCTGCCGGTGCACAGGCTACGCACGGATCGTGGACGCCATCATGAAAGCGGCTCAGGCAGAGCGGGCGGGTCGAACCGTCCGGGGGGATGAATCTTCCAAGCCGGGGGGTGAATGA
- a CDS encoding xanthine dehydrogenase family protein subunit M, with product MLLPFDYVRARSREEAVDLAIRAGAGGRFLAGGTDLLVRIHDRQLRPQVLIDLKGIVGIQAVSPRAGGGLVVGAATPLNRLISHEAVRAGYGLLAEAAHTVGSVQIRNRASLGGNISNASPAADTAPALLLYEAEIVTWGQAGERRIPISEFFKGPGATALSAGEFVFQVELPALKERSFGTYLKLGRTGAVDLSIVSVAALALEGGEVRLALGAVAPTPVRVREAEAILRNRKDQHAIREAAAAARRFAEPISDIRASKEYRLEMTEVLSARAIEQALRGLEAGAGARRGDRP from the coding sequence GTGCTGCTACCTTTCGACTACGTCAGGGCGCGAAGCAGGGAAGAGGCTGTGGATCTGGCCATACGGGCCGGAGCCGGAGGTAGGTTCCTCGCGGGGGGCACCGATCTTCTGGTCCGCATTCATGACAGGCAGCTGCGTCCGCAGGTACTCATAGACCTAAAGGGGATCGTGGGGATCCAAGCGGTGAGCCCCCGCGCCGGCGGAGGGCTCGTGGTGGGTGCTGCCACGCCCCTCAACAGACTGATTAGTCATGAGGCGGTGCGCGCGGGATACGGCCTTCTCGCGGAGGCGGCGCACACCGTGGGTTCGGTGCAAATCCGCAACCGCGCCTCTCTGGGCGGGAACATCAGCAACGCGTCGCCCGCTGCTGATACTGCTCCCGCCCTCTTGCTTTATGAGGCGGAGATCGTGACGTGGGGTCAGGCAGGGGAGAGGAGGATTCCAATAAGCGAGTTCTTCAAAGGACCCGGGGCCACGGCGCTTAGCGCGGGGGAGTTCGTGTTCCAGGTGGAGCTGCCCGCGCTCAAGGAGCGGTCCTTCGGAACGTACCTGAAACTGGGTAGGACAGGAGCCGTGGATCTCTCGATAGTGAGCGTGGCAGCACTGGCCCTTGAAGGCGGCGAGGTCCGTCTCGCCCTGGGTGCCGTCGCGCCTACGCCAGTAAGGGTACGGGAGGCGGAAGCCATCCTTCGCAACCGGAAGGACCAGCATGCCATCAGGGAGGCAGCGGCCGCGGCGAGGCGTTTTGCGGAGCCGATCAGCGACATACGGGCGAGCAAAGAGTACCGGCTCGAGATGACCGAGGTGCTGAGCGCAAGGGCCATAGAGCAGGCTCTTAGGGGTCTCGAGGCGGGCGCGGGCGCGAGGAGGGGGGACAGGCCGTGA